In Manduca sexta isolate Smith_Timp_Sample1 unplaced genomic scaffold, JHU_Msex_v1.0 HiC_scaffold_976, whole genome shotgun sequence, the genomic window AGATGGGCTTGGTCTTGTTCAGTTCCTCATCCTCAGTGTACTTTTCCTTAATggttttcttcttcttcttgtcTTTCTTGTCTTCCTCCTCATCCTCACCCACATCCTCGATTTTGGGCTTGTCATCCTCGGCCTCTCTTTTTTTCTCCTCTTCCGCCTCGTCGTCAGATAATTCCTTTTCGCGTTCCTTCTCAACCATCAGCTTGATGGGGTAACCGATGAACTGGGAGTGCTTCTTAACAATCTCCTTGATCTTGTGCTCCTCGATGAACTCGGCTAGGTCTTCTTTCACGTGCAGCACGATCTTTGTGCCGCGGCCGAGGGGCTCGCCGTGGTCTGGGCGGACGGTGAACGAACCACCAGCCGACGACTCCCACACGTACTGTTCATCGTCATTGTGTTTCGAGTGGACGGTCACGCGGTCCGCAACCAGGTAGCATGAGTAGAAACCCACACCGAACTGACCAATCATGCTGATGTCAGCGCCCGCCTGCAGAGCCTCCATGAAAGCCTTTGTGCCGGACTTGGCGATGGTACCCAGGTTGTTCACGAGGTCGGCCTTGGTCATACCAATACCGGTGTCGATGATCGTCAACGTACCTTCGCTTTTGTTGGGGATGATCTTAATGTACAGCTCCTTACCGCTGTCCAACTTCGACGGGTCGGTGAGAGATTCATAGCGGATCTTATCCAAGGCGTCTGAGGAGTTTGAAATTAACTCACGAAGGAAGATCTCTTTGTTCGAGTAGAACGTGTTGATGATCAGTGACATGAGCTGAGCGATTTCAGCCTGGAAGGCGAAGGTCTCAACCTCCGCGGACTGTGTCTCCATCTCTTCAGGCATTTTATTCACTTATTACAATTTACTTAACACAACTGACTAGCGCGGTTTTTGTTAACACGTGTTGTAGAGTCGCAGCGATATTGCAGTACTTCTGCTCTCGTTGTTTCTTTTCAAATGACGCCGGCCGATACGTCAGATTGTATTTATACTGACGCTAGCAAGCGACATCTATGGAGTAGTAGAATTTTCTAGATTTGGCGTGCTACTCGCCAGCGGTTTGCAAACATTGGTTCAGATAAACCGTACATGACCGATATACTTTTAacgaacattaaaaaaaaaaaaaataagttcaattttgtttataatttgttacaaaGATATCGTATCATGGCAGTAATTTTATgttgcaaatattattgtaatatattaatggAAGATTTGTAACAAATACGTATATTTGACCAAATTCCTTTTACTTGAAACGGTGTACcactattatttaaatgaagatatacattttataattttgaggttaaaaagaatattttaatttattcatatatacaGAATATGCAATATGCTatacaatataatgtttttttataagttttgccAATAAAACCCAACCAAGAGCTTTTTTTAAGCTAAATTCATAGCCAAATACCATGAAATGTACTATTTATTAATTCGAGATGTCTTTTAATTGCAGGTGCTTTACCAAAAACaacgacttttttaaaattataatgtaaaaacattctctataaaatattttcataaaaatgttgATAACACCTAACGTTAAAGTGACGGTGTAGCTATTCAatactagatggcgctagttaTAAAGGAAGGAATAAGCATGGAAGGTTCGAGAAGCTTCGAGATCATTCTaggaaattattgaaatatctgTATTTCTAAATTAAAGTCCATGTTTTATCTTATTAAAGATATAGATTATggtatattatttctatttatgacTTTAGTTTTGAGGATTTGGTAAGaattacatctaataaaatgtattttaaatttcatctaGAATGTTCATGCCTCATCCGGCTGTTAGTTCCTCTATCGTCCGCCAACGGCGCTAGGTACATCCGAGTACGTTCCCGATTATTATGATATCCGACTTAATAAtaccaattaataaataaaatctttttggtGTAATTTTTATGATGAACTAATATTATTGCACTTTAGAGTTCAATAAAAAATGGACACCagcttataataaaactttatattgaaatgaatttaatttattcgtatttttttattgttacttattaaTAAGCTATGGAATAACAATTGATTACCTACCTGTCTTTGTTAGAAACTAATttacattgtaaattatttacaaaggtATTTCTATTTAGGCACTTGTTCATAAAATACTTGTCTGATTTTGTACCTTCCTAAATTTTATAGGTAGATTTCGATCTCATGTAACATAAAATGCCGATTCTTGTACATAAAATTGATTGAAGACCATTAGTggtaggtaataataatatttgttagtttaaatttgttaaatttatctGCATTCaatgacaaacaaaaaaatacagtgtGAGAGTAATTTTGCCTCCCCTTTAACTTGGCAACACCGGCGAACACAGTATTGATCAAAAACAGGTGGCTTTCGGATATTCAAGTACTTCGTATTTTCTAGAATCATGAATAAAACTTGAGACCTAATAATGAAAAATAGGTCGTTATGTATAGCACATTTAATACTTTTTCacaatttatgttaataaaataacctaAACACGTAATTACAATGCAAAATCCTAAAAGGTTAAGGTAGTCGCCGAAATCGTTAAAAGTATTTACAACATTAGAATCAAATATGAGGTTACCCATGTGTGAGGATTaagtttcattgttattttaaagttcTCATATGTAAAATAGCTAAAAATAGATGCAACTTCTGCCTATGTCTTCGTTATGTATCTAGATATCTAGTATCTTTCTAACCAGATACAAAGTTCTTTACCCTGAAtcaatttgcataaaatattcaatgatgAATTCTATCTTTAAATGTAAGTACGAGGTAGGTACTCCTGCAGTAATATTCACGCTTTAGTACATCGGTTATAATGACCTCTAAGTAACATCAAGATTGtaataactaaacaaaaatatccaTGGAGCTTAGACAGCCGACAGTTTTACTCATTTTGCTGGAATGTTCATTGATTATGGACCACGTGGTTTTTAATCGGACGTTACGCCACGCCAAGTtactttttttgtgtaaaaacgGAACCAGAacgcttaatttttttttgtaattttatttcatgaaactaagtaaatataagtaaaatttcgtAGCTGCGCCATCCTGCGTAGGTATggtaaaaagtaacaaaacttATTCAGTAACTcagtctaaaaaataatatcagaaatAGGACAATGCATTGAGACGGACGTGTGTACTGTGAAGGGATCTCATTGTTGTGTTTTCTAGAAATGTCTAGAATTATCCTTGTCTATAGGCGGAAACGATGCCGCGTGTATGACTAACCGACATGCGTATTTGGCAATCGCAATGCCATGATTTAGTATTAAGATAAGTACCTAGATTATAGGTATTTGAACAAGATTCATACATATATGTGGTATCTTTATACTGTGTTATATATTAAAGTGAAATTAGGTCAATAGGTCGGCATGACGTTCAAGCCTTTTTAGCGAAAGAGGTTATTGCAGAATGAACTAGGTTCTAGGCAAATGTATTCCgattatattgataataacgacccgccccggcttcgcacgggtgcaatatttaatggatgttattatacatataaaccttcctcttgaatcactctatctattaaaaaaaaccgcatcaaaatccgttgcgtagttttaaagatttaagcatacaaaggtacggacaaagaaagcgactttgttttatactatgtagtgattattaATTACCTGCATAGAAGATAGGTACTTATTGAACTATGGTGTAATAATTCTGGACACATAATCTTAATAAGGTTAAGTACTTACCTTTTTTGCATATCTAAACTTTTCtttgttagtattatttattgaaaaataaatatttactatattatataaaattttaacacattGACGCCTATTGCTTTAGCGCGGACTAGTCGGTTCGATTCCCATTTAAGAACTTTTTGTTTaagcattatatttaattttatatttatctttattgtatATAGACTATATAGTTACTTATAACtacactttaatattttattctttgttcagtagaaaataaaaataattttgcacgTCATtcgagaataatattttatgtttatagtgACATCTGGTGACAagtgtgttatttattaaaagtccTTTTTGCATCATGTTGCTAATAATGTGTCTACTTGCTAATAGATGCCGTAAGGagcaaaaatacttatatacttgaaaatttttaaaagtccGCACTATATGCgagaatattatacaaaaatctacATATTGCTAaagcgataaaaataatttcataaaattaccatttatatcgaccatatttaaatttttcttataCATTACATAGTTAAGCACACTCAGCTACTAGacgctagatggcgttgtatGGAAATTCAGGAAATTTCGAGTTGTTTCTCGTAGTTTCTACCACAAAGctttagtaatataaaagtgACGCCGCGATATGCGTTGCATGGTATATTGAAGCGAGACTCGAGCGAGTATGCAGCGAGTTCGTGAGTGATAACTTGAAAAGTTTCTAACATTCAAACTGCAGAAATGGCCTTAATACCTTACTTTTTTGATGAAATGCGTCCACGTCGTCTGCGTGACCAGCTATTTGGAATGGATTTATCGCCGGATGATTTTTTGACTGATATTTTTGATCGCCCGATGATCCGTATGAGGCAATACATTCGTCCGTGGAGGAACATCGCAGCGGCGGCGCGCGACGTTGGTTCCACCATCAAGACCGACAAGGACAAATTCCAAGTCAACTTGGACGTTCAGCATTTCGCTCCAGAGGAAATATCGGTGAAAACATCCGACGGATTTATCGTAATTGAAGGCAAACATGAAGAGAAGAAAGATGAACATGGTTACATCACGCGACAATTCAAGCGCCGGTACGCGTTACCTGAAGGGTGCAATCCTGAGACCGTTGAGTCCAGGCTATCATCAGATGGTGTTTTGATTGTCACAGCGCCAAAGTCTTCTGAAAACAAAGAAGAGAGGGCTATTCCTATCACTCAAACTGGTCCTGTGCGCCGGAAACAGCGAGAGGAAGACGAAGTGAATGGCGAGGTTGAAGAAGAAACTAAATCTCCACAGAAGAAACGTAGGCgttaataacttaaattttaatgtcccTATTCCAATAagactgatttttttttcattgtaatttaattaagtttaaataataaacgaatcATTAAGGatgtgatattgttttatttataaattatcgctaGGTAGGTACATACTCATTTCCTGTTTGCCCAACttgcattataaataaaattctgtttTTCTTTATCGTTACTTTATAGGTACACTATCACGATTCACGAGTAATCTATGTAAATGCTTTCAAAGGCGGATTTATTTTTCAAGTCAGGGGGGTCATATAGTCGAGGTTTTAATTTAGCATGTAGTAGTTGTACTATCAGTGCCGAATTTGTAGTTTTTATGACTGAgtggccactttatttccgccgccccatgtaggtaggtttatatatgtatatatttattttacactttgtacacacggtatacaggcggacttaatgccatgggcattctctcccagtcaaccttgaaatgtatgtaagtaggtttctaaaatacttaataattttccatttgattatacaatacatacatacataatactatggaaggcactaaagtaaataaacgaatgattaattaaatcgagtgagcgtcctctgaaatctgccgcccataggccgctgCCTATACAACCTATTAACTAATCCAGGACTGCGTACTATGTGTGTCATTTGCGTGTTTTTGCAcaccacaaaaatattaattttattaaatatatcatcaataagACATTAAAAAATCAGTAGTCACCTAGATCCTGCCAAGGGGGGGGGGGATCATGGCAGTAATTACCCCCCCGCCCCACCGATGCGCCATTCACTGCATCATaaccataattttattatcacaatTTCATGCCGATATTAATTATCAGGGGCTTAAACTAACACAATGTTGATATTGTTAtagctaatataaaataattgtatttctaaagctgtaatttaaaaatattacaaaaatatattttataataacgatTAAATACATTTAGCATGATggtattttagatatttatagcaataataattaatattaggtaACATCTtctttaaatgtttatgtaaaaagTGATATCTAGTTTGAGGCTTCTGAATCATTGTATAGTAATATcttaaagattatttaaatatatttacctacttGTATCTACAATGTATCCGGGGTATGATATGACTGCTCATCATCAGGGTGcactaaaatgtaaaataatatatagtcaGAACAGtaggaaataattattactgtGCTTGTATATTATACTAAGTACCTAAAGTTATGTATTGTTACTGTTGTAAACTCTTATCAGCTCTAGTTATATGGTTATATAAACCTAGTAAGGGTATTTAAGAACACAGATCAATGTGAACTTCTCTAACACTAATTTTATATCctttaaatcaacaaaatatgtaattaatcagtttatttttgtatttttatatttgaatattttgttgtgCAAATAAATGATTGAAGAGAGAATTGTGAAGAAACTTTTtgaagttgtaaatattttaaactttgtataGGTAAATATTCCAGTACTCCAATTCATTTGAATAGCAATTCTCATTACAACATCATCgtatgatgttaaatataaaatatttacatggaTTATTAAGTTGTGGAGTGCCTTCTGGTAGAGCattgattgacgagagatgattttcCATCACCagttaatacaattatgttGCCCtgtttaaaatcgaatatatacagactgattccAATTGAATGTACATGgtggttttattttctttttaagacATTCATTATGCACTAATTAtgataaatacaatcaaaagtaTAATTCGGAAGTCacagatacaaataaaactagtttttagttataattttgtattttcatgCAATCAAAAGAAAACAAGCTCCGAGCAAAACAGCTTTGTACCCAACATCCATATCAATTGGAAATGAAACTCCAAAATTCTTCGCATTGAGAACTTCCAGTTTCCACTTCGGAGCGAGTATGCCGACGTGGTCTCTGTCTGACAAGACATCGTAAATAACTTGGAAAAATCCTCTTGCTTGTAGTTTTAAAATCACTTCTCCACATCTATCTTTGACCAGATATATTTTACCGCAAGGCCTGCCTTTGCTTACGGATCCCACATAGTTAcctgtaggttgattccctatgctactcgcgataacacaccgtaaacgcgtgttgtcaaaacaagctctaaacacaaacgcgtttcatacacgcgccacgatgtgtaattgataaataggtattgtgtatgccatacgataggttgtctatgcttaatattttttatattacgatgtgttaatgcgttcagaaatctttcatcccctcgaatcggcaagtatcggtttttgaaaaggctatttttgtttgtattcgtgatattaaatgatgtaactcgaataaatcactgccaaactttatttaatcccatttttgtatatacttaaatgtaagaaacatgaaaggaatataaaaataatttaaagaaatttctgtagattgtgattgttttcaaacgaaaaatgtaacttcaaaattattgtcaaatgtcaatgtcattgacttatttacttgatttgtttactaaagccacattttaaaattgaattgaattgatatattgaatgctactgaagattttacacgaatgctgttatatgaataatagtaaatgctgttgtgcttatgcagtttatgttaaattagcgctaacaacgtatattaataggaattctacggaccttccattataaaatttgttgcaaaatcgacaaggcattaactcaaattcttttttttatttagttaaataatgtgacgaggatgccgtttacctgatgataagcgatacgaccgcccataaacagttacaatgccatccggaactttgaattgtaaagcactatgtgacgttccacagtaggttttcagaatgagacaaagattttaggtcttataaagtaattacgctagttacaatttcctctaaactggtacacatcagtgcatggacacagtttaacttggctatagaaatagacattgccgtagacaccttataactattaagacagacactcacatataacagacttaccaacaataattaaaataagtgtatattgcctattaaacgttattttttaaaaatttatagctctattacctagtaacttctatttgccgctcaaccggaattaatcttttggaataaaagtactctattcaatccacagctcactgtctgagtaccatatttcatacacattcatttagttattaaggtgaaactgattaattaacaaacattcaaactcatgtatagaaattttacttaagtatattatgttatctaagactgaacaacaaataaaaataaaacaaaaataatatgttgttaaaactgagtatattttactattatttatttggaatatcttgcattacattcactatcctgtaaaagaaattattttattattacatttgatattatcagttttgttaacattagtattcaatgtaagatgcctttggtctcctaaaataaaaagaaagggtTTGGACACACAATCTTAGACTTAACATGAGTACAtccttttgtttgtaattgtgtaaaattattgggattacctacatgaaatttttgctttgttccctggatcgatattcacatttagaagattttgatatttaatttaaagctggctaagcccttgattaagacctctaccaattacttataacaacaataatgtataactagtaaaaatttcttcaataatctttattgttatcaaactttataggtacaaaactttcaccacaaagaaactacatagtattaattgtaatgtacataattaagaaaacattgtttaaaagataccttcattagtgttttatatttgtttggcctatctatttactaatagaaatattacatcgaagtaataaaaataaacttgattgacctcaattgttgtcaaaagtcgggttgccagtagtaaagtagcttatttttcaccgctgagcccataacacaaatttgactatcaagatacaaaaacataggtttgaatattaattcgatcatttaggatttatgtttgttttgtttctgataaggtagaatattatatttgagttttcacgatgtaaagaggatactatcgtcaatagaaattatacagtcgttgtatctaaataattaatttgtctaaacgcgcatagacgcgctggattgccgcacgttattttgacaattcgtaacatgcccataaggcggatgtgtcacacctcatcgtgtttatgaaatgtcaaattagcatccagaatactcttacacagtcataacacgaagttaacgaaacacgccgtgttacaagttcgacattgtcgtagagaatcatgcccctggGGGAGCCCAAACGAAGATCCTAGTAAGACAAAACTTGGGTTTTTTCACTTGTATCACTTCGTTTCCgtagatgttaaatattttcaaatcgaACTTTCTGCAGTGTTTTTCGTGCACAGCGAGGAATACTTTCTGACCTTCTTTGTTGAATATTGTGTAGCTGATGCCTGGCTTTCCTATTATATCGTGTAAGGCGTCCTTTTGCTTCGCTACCACCAGCTCGTCCAAAGGCCAGATGTAAGCCAAGCCAGGATGTACAGTGTCGATTTTCGGACACGCCATCCATTTTAATGAAACAGTCTCTGCTTTCGTCGTTTTCATTTAGATGGTTTGATGTGCGGAGTGCGTTTCGGCTTCATGATTTAGTTGTTGATTACATGtttgaaatttcaaatttgagattgttttttttaaagtgcgGCGACATTTTTAACTTTGAAGTTTGAcgtttcaaacaaaacataaacaaaagtcaacagatgttataaaattacgttCGGAATTTTGAGTTGATTTTGatgtctaataaaatatatttttacagcgccatctagcgtCCTTTATTTTCATTAGGTAGTATTTCACCTGAcaacataatattcattattttctaCGCCTATAACgataaaaattttgtatatttatccATAGATGtcactataataaaatttgtgtcaGTGATTCACAGCGTAATTTTTCTAAGAagcgtaaattattatattcagttcCAGTGTTTCGCATGTACAGATAAGTAATAGGCAAATTGCCGAAGGGAAGGGAAGCACTTGGTTATATGTATTTTGATGAATAATCAACTGACATGATTCATCAGTTGAATCGTAGATGATATTCTGAGAAATATTTGTTAGCGATTCCTTCTTGACGATATAAAAGTTGGAAAGGATTTTGTCATCGCTTAAAAGTGTAGTGAAATACTAACTTGTAAGTCCCTGATTTTGATTCCTATGTCTGACGATGAAACATGTATGATAGTttgatatttacaaatcatGCCTGGATTAACGAACAATTTGATTGCAATTACAGACGTGGTAAACCTTGGCTTAACAGTCTAGATGATGGCGCGACCTCGACAAGGACGAGCATGCGGATGGTTGGTCTCCCGCTGTCGGACTCACCAAGAGCTTCTTTGGGCATTCGGGGGCTCCTTTAGCCCTTAGCTATTTAGTTAGACGGCTGCAAGCCTGCATCACGCAGAGACGACTCCGCGCATcttcttagtgcaacaagatatcCCAAGGCCTTCTCGTATGCGCTGAAGTAAGCCACCGCGGTTTTGGTAGGTATGGTACTTTATttgcttatttgttaatattgttaGGTCTATAGTCTAAAACTTAAAAAGCAAaacgttatttttgtttatatgagtatgtaattattttgacacaattggactttaaaatttaatttcgtagAGTATGCACAGagtcacaaatatttaatactactTATTTCATTTGAAAGTCACCCACACTATAATATCCATTATAAAATCGACCCCACTTTTAATAAAGAtagtaatttaacaaattaaatcgtTAAAAGTTCGAACAAAAGTTGACGAATAGGGgcttattatttagaataactattaaataagtataagtacttatttcttATTAGCTTTTGTTTGGGACTTTACTTGTTAATgtaataagatattataatgcaataatGTGCAAAATTTAATGCTTCTGGTAACAGAGGTTGAGGATTGCATTTACAGTCAATTTTTTAAACGCAAGGAACCACCATATCCATAGTCCAGGGATTTCAGCATTGTTAGTGTTGAGTTTCCCTAGTATATGGTCCATAGGGGTCCTAATATCCCAACGTGTGATAataaacagacttgttatcacagcaatgctccgtcctcagataaataacgtttatgaataatggGGTTAATGTCTCAGAGTTTAAGTAATAACTGGAAGACGAGACGAGCAACCTGctctcctgatggtaaatgactcTCCATAAATGGTAACAACGTCATTTTGACATAAAAGCACTGCGAGGCACTTCAGATTGCTCATGACTCTTGAACATTGCATATTTTACACATGccatttatcccagaaggggtagacagaggcgttaATGTTGCTCCCAATTTCCGCcatgtttattccgtcccatgacatgataggggacgagcctatcgccagacaaattcctgactccgggcaaatactaagtagaaaagCCTCTCACTTTGTCCGattgggaatcgaacccgagttagcactacagtcgtaccctaatacaattacgccatgGAGCCAGTTATACGTGGCATGGTCATTATTTTCAATACCTATTAAGttattacactagctacaatccTTCAAATCTAAACACAACAGCGCAAGCATATTGCTGCTTGGcaatagaaatagacaatacGGTGGTACATACTTGGACACTCGCATATAAATATACAGTAACTAGTCAATATAATGCTATGGAGTAattgtacttaatttttttttctagtattACTATGGTACTTTAAGTACGTTTAGTGCTTCGGCGAAATGacttactttaatataaaaaacaagtaatttgaacgaaaaaaacaaatatattgcgCAACAAATCTGGATTGATAAAAGGAACAAAATATTGTCCAAAAATAATCCCCAGTTCCTTATTAAAGGAAAAATCTTTAATTGAGTTCTCTCCCCATTCTAATCTACTAGCTTACATATACATGTGTGACGGTCATTGTGTGCGGACGGACGTTTGACAAAATTACCGacacataaatcattatttgaTTCCGGCAGAATACTTATTTGCTGTTGCCTTTTTGTCGGTGTGATTGGTGtgtgtagaaatatttttaatgagtttcatgataagaattacaaattagagataaatataatatatcaagcGGCAGATGGGTCAGTTATATCAAAGACTTGAGAGAAAggcacataaaacataaataatatactaaagaCGTCTGTGAAAATAGGTAacgttcataattttttttcttaaagattgaaataaaatttgattttcgaaaaaagatttaaatttcgaatattgaATAAAGGAGGTGCAAGGGTATTGTGATGTGCcaatgaaaaaatgtaacattccATCGAGTCTGGCTCAACATGCACCTTCATACTTGGCATGTCCGGAGTCTCGGGCGAGAATGTCAATACCTGCTGCCCGTAGTAAATCTAGTTTATACAAGGCAGCCTTTCCATTTAGTTGcctttatcaattataatatgtgaATATTGGCCATAGAGAATGTGTTGAAGGCGTTGTAATAAGGTTTAATGCCCTAGAATAGTGCAATGATTTTTGTTTCCTTGTGCCTTTTAGATGgttttagaattatattttataatgaaggAATATAGGTCTATATTTCTaccaagtaaatatttttatattaatctatcGTTTTgtgagaaaatttaaaatattttatagattgttTACTAGTGAGAGAGCATACGcgattatttttacttatctgAGAATAAAAGCCTAACTATCTACAGAGTGATTTTGATCTCATGTTAATGAAAGCACATACTCGTcattacctctgctaacattgtgcaaaaaatcatccatgaatcacgaatattttcactaaaatagCGGTTTAtacttttctgatttattgtcattttgtaaaTTTGGTGTGAATATTGATATGTGCGTGAGAGTATTTTtgattgaaagtgtgatgttgccgccgcgacgaattctcttaatgtcgttagggcgtgtaaaattaaaactacttttgaTTGATaactattttgttaaaaaatatacttttttattttacgtctacctttcaagtaacatattataaagtgttattttcaagaatataacgtgtg contains:
- the LOC115449085 gene encoding protein lethal(2)essential for life; this encodes MALIPYFFDEMRPRRLRDQLFGMDLSPDDFLTDIFDRPMIRMRQYIRPWRNIAAAARDVGSTIKTDKDKFQVNLDVQHFAPEEISVKTSDGFIVIEGKHEEKKDEHGYITRQFKRRYALPEGCNPETVESRLSSDGVLIVTAPKSSENKEERAIPITQTGPVRRKQREEDEVNGEVEEETKSPQKKRRR
- the LOC115449080 gene encoding phospholipid scramblase 2-like, which codes for MKTTKAETVSLKWMACPKIDTVHPGLAYIWPLDELVVAKQKDALHDIIGKPGISYTIFNKEGQKVFLAVHEKHCRKFDLKIFNIYGNEVIQVKKPKFCLTRIFVWAPPGNYVGSVSKGRPCGKIYLVKDRCGEVILKLQARGFFQVIYDVLSDRDHVGILAPKWKLEVLNAKNFGVSFPIDMDVGYKAVLLGACFLLIA